gatttttttttctttcattttcaggagATCTATGTGTATGTTCGACATCCTTCCTAAGAAAACGGCAGCATTGAATATTTTCGAAgactgtttgtttttgtttgtaattggatttgtagtctcctcaattagttGAGCAATTAATTGTGCCCGGCTACCAAAGCTCGAGATttaaatcatcattattattgttagacTTTAAGAGGGGAAGACttatttatttgctttcttATTCATTCAATTGCCTGTTTTTGGCTCATCTTCATTTTAAGAACCTGTCAAAGTCATGGatggaagaaaacaaagagacccTTAAACAATAAATCAACCCCAAACACGagccaatgaaacaaagaaaaaatgtcacgGGCTCTTAAACCGAGATAAACCCGTACCTGTTATCTTTCAAAATGACTCTTTTCCTGTTTTTCCTACAGCGTAGTTTGCTGTGTTAATGtgagtttgtttaattttaacatACATCTAGCAGAAACAATTTCCAACAATTTCAATAGTTCAGATGAACATTTTTCATCCACAGGGAGGTGCTATAAATAAAGATTAATACATGGGAACGGACATAAtgaatttctcttcaagtgcTCAACTTGATACCTCATGAGTGAGCACAGCAAATGAGTAAGATGTATTAACTTGAACActcaaaaagaaattcagtattgccaagcaaccatgtattattttgtttattacataaacattGTTCTAACATGAAGAAGTCAACTTTATTAATGCAGCTGTTCATTCCTGGCACTAAATACTGAGTGAGTGATGCATCAACAGCTAATTGGTGATCTGAAAcacataaaattatcattatttttcatATGTGGAGATATAGTTTTTCTCAGGTAGAAATTGCTATAAACACTccagtttataaaataaataacttGTATGTCTCATGTTACAGGCATTTGGCCCACTCATGTTCGATGCATTTATGCAAGAAATTTTGACAAATCCTCTTTCAGTAAGTTGAAATTCATCTTGAATCTTTACATATAATTTTATCAAGCAGATTTAAAGTTATCTTTATCCTTTTCCAGGGATGTAACATGAATGAAGATGTGTTTGGACAAGCAGAAGATTTCATTACCTTGCCAAAAATCAGCCAAGTGTTTGGAGAGGTACGATTAGGGTTAGCATTAGTGGCAGTTTTTTTTAGAATGAATAAAATGtttagcttctaaagaaactgtggttatGCATCTCTGTGGAGAAGTGAAACGTGAAAATTTGGTGTCTAATGAGGTTGATTacagtttattatataaacaccagcgAAATACCAAGCGAGCTTTCCCACTAAAagttcatatcttcacacgtgaagagatcactatcgttatggttacataataaatcgcgcctttgaaagcaagctgatttggtatttcactggtgtttatataataaacagaatattccATACTCGCCTTAaatatggatatgaattttatctccttgtgttcaactcaatatctcacgagtgagtgtagcgaacgagtgagatatcgagttgaaaacgagaagataaaattaatatccaCGCGCgagcatgtaatatcctctatttatgCAGCAGCCAGACATACTTTGATGCTACTGATCTGCCCAGGCTTAAAATTAAAGCTTGCAACTTAAAAGGTTATGATTCAAGACCCAATGTTTCAACACTCCTGTCTAGTATCTTCATCAGGGGTGATTAAAAGTAGTCACCCAACTCCTTTTATATACTCACTATTGAGCAATTCATTCTTATTAATGATGTGTAAATAATAAAGTGGATTAGCAGAAAATTTAATGTTGGTATAATGTAggatttcataataattattcttcataggataaaataatattatcatgtTACTGAAGCATGCCTTTAGGAGCTGTTACAGAACACTTCAGGACTTGTGGAACTGTGCAATGAGTGCTAAAATGAGGGCTGCAGATGTGAAATGGGAGTTCAACTTTTTGTCACCATTACAAAATGTATTTGTAAGGGTAGCAAAAGCAATAGCAATATTTGTACTCATCATGGTCATAAAGATGATACTAATAATGTTCGATGATAGGTGAGGCATGAACCCAATGTAAGAGAAATTGAAGAGGACTTGGGTGAGAATATTGGACCTGTTCTGAGAAGcagtaaaaagaaaggagaaatgtCATTGCGGGGACAAGTAGAGGGGGTTTTAGAGATGTGCACCCTGCAAAACAAGATGGTTTTCAAGGCAAGAAGTAAGTCAATGGAATGTTGTATTTGCTCACAGTATCGTGAAAATGATGGTACCCCATGACTGTCATGTTCTTTAGGAGAAGAAAAGCATTGTTACTAAGGCTTAGCATCATTGGTGATTAGAGTGCTCCAATGATATTGCAATGTCTGAAGAGCAAGGTGgaacaaatttaaaatacaataattatgaGAGCAATGTCTTGTTCATATggagaaagaaa
This genomic window from Acropora muricata isolate sample 2 chromosome 2, ASM3666990v1, whole genome shotgun sequence contains:
- the LOC136904905 gene encoding uncharacterized protein isoform X2, encoding MFDAFMQEILTNPLSGCNMNEDVFGQAEDFITLPKISQVFGEVRHEPNVREIEEDLGENIGPVLRSSKKKGEMSLRGQVEGVLEMCTLQNKMVFKARSRHGDM